The Urocitellus parryii isolate mUroPar1 chromosome 6, mUroPar1.hap1, whole genome shotgun sequence genome includes a window with the following:
- the LOC144255345 gene encoding olfactory receptor 4F15-like, protein MDGANHSVVSEFVFLGLTNSRGIQLLLFVFSSMFYVASMTGNSIIVVTVASETHLHSPMYFLLANLSFIDLGFSSVISPKMIYDLFRKHKVISFRGCITQIFFIHLIGGVEMVLLIAMAFDRYVAICKPLHYLTIMSPRMCIFFLVAAWVVGLIHSVVQLLFVVKLPFCGPNVLDSFYCDLPRFIRLACTDTYRLELMVTANSGFISVGSFFILIISYVVIILTVQKHSSAGSSKALSTLSAHITVVVLFFGPLIFFYTWPSPSTHLDKFLAFFDAVLTPFLNPVIYTLRNQEMKVAMRRICRQLVSYRKIS, encoded by the coding sequence ATGGATGGAGCAAATCACTCTGTGGTGTCGGAGTTTGTGTTCCTGGGACTCACCAACTCCCGAGGTATCCAACTACtcctctttgttttctcctcCATGTTTTATGTGGCAAGCATGACGGGAAACTCCATCATAGTGGTCACAGTGGCTTCTGAGACTCACTTACACTCTCCCATGTACTTTCTGTTGGCTAATCTCTCCTTcattgatttgggtttttcttctGTCATCTCCCCAAAGATGATTTATGACCTTTTCAGGAAGCACAAAGTCATCTCCTTTAGAGGCTGCATCACCCAGATCTTCTTCATCCATCTCATTGGTGGTGTGGAGATGGTGCTCCTCATAGCCATGGCCTTTGACAGATATGTGGCCATATGTAAGCCTCTGCACTACCTGACCATCATGAGCCCAAGGATGTGCATCTTCTTTTTAGTGGCTGCCTGGGTGGTTGGCCTTATTCACTCAGTGGTTCAATTGCTTTTTGTAGTAAAGTTGCCCTTCTGTGGCCCTAATGTGTTGGACAGCTTTTACTGTGACCTTCCTCGGTTCATCAGACTTGCCTGCACAGACACCTACAGACTGGAACTCATGGTCACAGCCAACAGTGGTTTCATCTCTGTGGGCTCCTTCTTCATACTGATCATTTCCTATGTTGTCATCATTCTCACTGTTCAGAAACACTCTTCTGCTGGTTCCTCCAAGGCTCTGTCCACACTGTCAGCTCACATCACTGTGGTGGTCTTGTTCTTTGGTCCTTTGATATTCTTCTACACATGGCCATCTCCCTCCACACACCTGGATAAGTTCCTGGCCTTCTTTGATGCTGTTCTGACTCCTTTTCTGAATCCTGTCATCTACACACTAAGAAACCAAGAAATGAAGGTGGCAATGAGGAGAATATGCAGACAGTTAGTGAGTTACAGGAAGATCTCTTAA